In the genome of Paenibacillus sp. FSL R5-0766, one region contains:
- a CDS encoding DMT family transporter, protein MEKTSAASPVYRKERSNTGFWLVVLGAALWGVDPLFRIILLNTMTSTQIVLVEHIIVSLIAIPVLWKFRADLKNLRARHWIAVIFISWGGSALATVLFTMALTHNDPNTVLLLQKMQPLFAIVLAKLLLKETLPRRFGGLFFIALAGTYLLTFGFTLPLGNWDNWIHAGSLLSLGAAALWGGSTVMGRLMLGQARYETVTSLRFVVALPLLIFMTWNEGAAWTFPSGTGEQTAVILNILGQALLPGLLSLLLYYKGLSSTKASVATLAELSFPMAGVLVNWIAFRTLITWEQLLGFILIWVALFAISRQQERSSTAADAAPKLRTE, encoded by the coding sequence ATGGAAAAGACATCAGCAGCATCACCTGTTTACCGCAAGGAACGAAGTAATACCGGATTCTGGCTTGTAGTTCTTGGCGCCGCTTTATGGGGTGTCGACCCACTCTTCCGCATTATTTTGCTAAATACGATGACATCCACGCAGATTGTACTGGTGGAACACATCATCGTCAGTCTTATTGCCATTCCTGTGCTGTGGAAATTTCGGGCTGATCTGAAAAACCTGCGTGCTCGCCACTGGATTGCCGTGATTTTTATCTCATGGGGAGGATCAGCACTCGCAACGGTATTGTTCACCATGGCACTAACACATAACGATCCGAATACGGTACTTTTATTGCAAAAAATGCAACCACTCTTCGCTATCGTGCTGGCTAAACTGTTACTGAAAGAAACGTTGCCTCGTCGCTTCGGTGGATTGTTCTTCATAGCATTAGCAGGAACGTACCTGCTTACATTTGGCTTCACATTGCCATTAGGTAACTGGGACAACTGGATTCATGCTGGAAGCTTGTTATCCCTTGGGGCTGCTGCCTTATGGGGAGGTTCAACCGTTATGGGTCGATTGATGCTGGGTCAGGCGCGTTATGAAACGGTCACCTCCCTTCGCTTTGTCGTTGCTCTCCCGCTCCTGATCTTTATGACGTGGAACGAAGGTGCGGCATGGACGTTTCCGTCCGGAACGGGTGAACAGACTGCTGTCATCCTCAACATTCTCGGTCAGGCATTGTTACCAGGTTTGCTCAGTCTTCTGTTGTATTACAAAGGTCTGTCGTCAACCAAAGCATCTGTTGCAACACTCGCAGAACTTAGCTTCCCGATGGCGGGTGTGTTGGTGAACTGGATTGCTTTCCGTACACTGATTACATGGGAGCAACTACTTGGTTTTATTCTGATCTGGGTGGCCCTCTTCGCCATTTCCAGACAGCAGGAAAGATCATCAACTGCGGCCGATGCTGCACCGAAGCTGCGTACAGAGTAA
- a CDS encoding DinB family protein translates to MTKTTALDVLLIQKDDTWDQCNWIVPLSKSLEGLTAEQAAWIPPSGGLSIWQLVNHMYYYNHRLLCRMQGKEPTLPAVDSNEYTFGNSGDATDAAGWNTLLQGTTRLAQQLRDQLAALQESDLEAGYMDSEDKWAHELARWVLHDAYHAGQIVLLRRQQGSWKIVF, encoded by the coding sequence ATGACGAAAACAACAGCACTAGATGTGTTACTTATTCAAAAGGATGATACTTGGGATCAATGTAATTGGATTGTACCTTTGTCGAAATCCTTGGAGGGTCTTACAGCAGAACAAGCAGCCTGGATTCCACCCTCAGGGGGATTAAGCATCTGGCAGTTGGTTAACCATATGTATTATTACAACCATCGCTTATTATGTCGCATGCAAGGTAAGGAGCCCACCCTTCCTGCTGTAGACTCCAATGAATACACATTTGGGAATTCTGGAGATGCAACGGACGCAGCTGGATGGAATACACTGCTACAGGGTACAACTCGATTAGCCCAACAGTTGCGAGATCAATTGGCTGCACTACAAGAATCAGATCTTGAAGCCGGATATATGGACTCTGAAGATAAATGGGCACACGAACTCGCTCGCTGGGTACTCCATGATGCGTATCACGCAGGTCAGATCGTGCTCCTTCGCAGACAGCAAGGAAGCTGGAAAATCGTTTTCTAA
- a CDS encoding manganese catalase family protein: protein MFRHQKELQFEVKVDRPDPMLARQVQEVLGGQFGEMTVMMQYLFQGFNCRGEEKYKDMLMDIGTEEIGHVEMLCSLISQLLDGATPEEQQQAAEDPVTAAIMGGINPQHLLVSGLGGLPTNSNGVPWNGSYIVASGNLLADMRSNLHAESQGRLQVARLYHMTTDEGVRATFRKMLARDRYHQYQWMAAIQELEEKNGVVVPASFPPEAEQESQPLAYEFWNLSEGTESAEGLWATGSAPDGTGDYVYISNPVPKGQIHEPVIPATELHHDLDMRSTDK from the coding sequence ATGTTTCGACATCAGAAAGAGTTGCAATTTGAAGTCAAAGTAGATCGTCCCGATCCCATGCTTGCACGTCAGGTTCAAGAAGTGTTGGGAGGACAATTTGGTGAAATGACCGTCATGATGCAGTATCTTTTTCAGGGATTCAATTGTCGAGGTGAAGAGAAATATAAAGATATGCTTATGGATATTGGCACCGAAGAAATTGGACATGTCGAGATGCTCTGCTCATTGATCAGTCAGTTACTGGATGGCGCTACTCCTGAGGAACAACAACAAGCCGCTGAGGATCCTGTGACAGCTGCAATTATGGGCGGTATCAACCCACAACATCTGCTCGTCAGCGGTCTTGGTGGTTTGCCAACCAACTCTAACGGTGTTCCATGGAATGGTTCGTATATCGTGGCAAGCGGGAACTTGCTTGCAGACATGCGTTCCAATTTGCATGCCGAGAGTCAGGGTCGCCTTCAGGTGGCAAGACTGTACCATATGACAACTGATGAAGGCGTACGGGCTACTTTCCGTAAAATGTTGGCACGTGACCGTTATCACCAGTATCAATGGATGGCAGCTATTCAGGAACTGGAGGAAAAGAACGGAGTCGTTGTTCCAGCGTCTTTCCCACCGGAAGCCGAGCAAGAATCTCAGCCGCTGGCCTATGAATTCTGGAATCTCTCCGAGGGAACTGAATCCGCCGAAGGCTTATGGGCTACAGGAAGTGCACCTGATGGAACCGGAGACTATGTATATATCTCCAATCCTGTTCCAAAGGGACAGATACATGAGCCCGTCATCCCTGCAACAGAACTTCACCATGACTTGGATATGAGATCAACAGATAAATAA
- a CDS encoding amidohydrolase family protein — MFLVRTSYLLKNGCVLSMDARVGQYKRADVLIQDSLIMAIQPDLDIPDAEIIDASSMIIMPGLVDTHRHMWESLVKTAGTNWSLPVYLQNLYYGAMGSKLRPQDSYIANLLGSLEALNAGVTTVMDWSMPYSPDHTDELIRGLQDAGIRAVFAHGVPGETDYWNRDSQLTYSNNDVRRVNERYFSSRDQLLTYGLAIRGPEFSHWDTTVKEIELAQELDAICSMHAGFGSWGSVDRSISHMYEAGLLSPRVNIVHGNTMGMDEYKMLADSGASLSVTPEVEMMMGHGYPATGYFLENGGTPTLGVDVVTSTGGDMFSQMKFALQAERSRANEQLLQQGEMPGELNLQSSQVLRFATSAGAQALGLEQKVGTLTPGKEADLIMIRTTDLNMFPVHDPIGAVVQFANPSNVDTVFVAGRLVKREGKLLNVDLDAIRHAAMQSKDYLLTQYRMSDAERIAFS; from the coding sequence ATGTTTCTTGTGCGGACAAGTTATCTGTTGAAAAATGGCTGTGTGTTGTCGATGGATGCTCGAGTTGGACAGTATAAGAGGGCGGACGTTCTGATTCAGGATTCACTGATCATGGCTATTCAGCCCGACCTGGATATTCCGGATGCGGAGATCATCGATGCTTCATCGATGATTATTATGCCTGGGCTGGTGGACACGCATCGGCATATGTGGGAATCACTTGTCAAAACAGCGGGAACCAACTGGTCGTTACCAGTTTATTTGCAAAATCTCTATTATGGTGCGATGGGAAGCAAGCTCCGCCCACAAGATAGTTATATTGCCAACCTGCTCGGTTCCTTGGAAGCGCTTAACGCAGGAGTGACGACAGTAATGGATTGGAGCATGCCGTATTCCCCTGACCATACGGATGAACTGATTCGTGGACTTCAGGATGCTGGCATTCGGGCGGTATTTGCTCACGGAGTCCCTGGTGAGACGGACTACTGGAATCGGGATAGTCAACTCACGTATTCGAATAATGATGTGAGAAGAGTCAACGAACGTTATTTTTCATCACGGGATCAATTGCTTACTTATGGGCTTGCCATTCGTGGTCCGGAGTTCAGTCATTGGGATACAACCGTGAAAGAGATCGAACTAGCACAAGAACTGGATGCGATCTGTTCCATGCATGCCGGATTTGGCAGTTGGGGATCTGTGGATCGCTCGATTAGTCACATGTACGAAGCGGGACTGTTAAGTCCACGGGTGAATATCGTTCATGGTAACACCATGGGCATGGATGAATACAAAATGCTGGCAGATAGCGGCGCTTCCTTGTCGGTCACACCTGAAGTTGAAATGATGATGGGTCATGGTTATCCGGCCACCGGCTATTTTCTTGAAAACGGGGGAACCCCTACACTTGGTGTAGACGTGGTGACGTCCACAGGCGGAGATATGTTCTCGCAGATGAAGTTTGCACTTCAGGCTGAACGATCCAGAGCCAATGAACAACTTCTGCAGCAGGGTGAAATGCCTGGCGAGTTGAACTTGCAGTCCAGTCAAGTACTGAGATTTGCAACTTCGGCTGGTGCCCAAGCATTGGGATTAGAACAGAAGGTCGGAACGCTGACCCCAGGAAAGGAAGCGGATCTGATCATGATTCGTACCACCGATCTGAATATGTTCCCCGTTCATGATCCAATCGGCGCTGTTGTGCAATTTGCCAATCCATCCAATGTGGATACGGTCTTTGTGGCAGGTAGACTCGTGAAGCGAGAGGGTAAGTTGTTGAATGTTGATCTGGATGCGATTCGTCATGCGGCGATGCAAAGCAAAGATTATTTGTTAACCCAATACCGGATGTCAGATGCAGAGAGAATTGCGTTCTCGTGA
- a CDS encoding Ger(x)C family spore germination protein, whose amino-acid sequence MIRLQSILILLMVGLVTAGCGNRTELNDLGITTATGFDRKNGKWIITYQIIVPPASSSIGSSSGGSQSPVNTFSSEGRTIREAVAQSSVENPKRLYFAHTNIVLIGEEAARYGIAEIMDHYYRNIGSRESAKLIIADGQAREYLEKLIPPEKQPGRALSEILERNNEKGSYYPVMNIHEVGLKITSDSGSAGIPGVTTDTPGDNKQSSIDIFKETSIPGNLRLQGLSVFLKDKKIGVLNQKESMGIAWLTDRVNWTNLTYTAAKGEVNSFLVRKAKVKVVPVKKGLHYAVQVDAKVDAELDESTSGEDIARTHTIHELQRQAEQVIQAQILDGWRGNQRLHVDMMGIANKIHQRHPKEWKVLKDNWSSELAQMDININVNVTLKRVGLLQDSFSKLLGEEKD is encoded by the coding sequence ATGATTCGTTTGCAGTCCATATTAATCTTACTCATGGTCGGACTGGTCACTGCTGGTTGTGGAAATCGCACAGAATTAAATGATTTGGGCATCACAACAGCTACAGGATTTGATCGGAAAAACGGAAAGTGGATCATAACCTATCAGATTATTGTACCGCCAGCGAGCAGTTCAATCGGGTCGTCGTCTGGTGGATCTCAATCCCCCGTGAACACATTTTCATCAGAAGGCAGAACGATTCGGGAAGCTGTTGCCCAAAGCAGTGTGGAAAATCCCAAAAGATTATATTTTGCACATACCAATATCGTTCTGATTGGTGAAGAAGCGGCAAGATACGGGATTGCAGAGATCATGGATCACTATTATCGAAATATTGGTTCTCGGGAATCTGCCAAGCTTATTATTGCAGATGGTCAAGCAAGAGAGTACCTCGAAAAATTGATTCCGCCAGAGAAACAGCCTGGCCGTGCTTTATCCGAGATTTTGGAACGGAATAATGAAAAAGGGTCGTACTATCCCGTGATGAACATACATGAGGTTGGTCTGAAGATCACTTCAGATAGTGGATCGGCAGGAATTCCTGGTGTTACAACAGATACACCGGGCGATAACAAACAGAGTTCAATTGATATCTTTAAGGAGACATCCATACCCGGGAATTTAAGACTTCAAGGATTAAGTGTATTTCTCAAAGACAAAAAGATCGGAGTTCTGAACCAAAAAGAAAGTATGGGTATCGCCTGGCTAACAGACAGGGTGAACTGGACCAACTTGACCTACACAGCTGCAAAGGGGGAGGTGAACTCTTTTCTTGTGCGCAAAGCAAAAGTTAAGGTTGTTCCTGTGAAAAAGGGGCTTCACTATGCTGTTCAGGTAGATGCAAAGGTCGACGCTGAGCTGGATGAAAGCACATCCGGAGAGGATATAGCCAGAACACATACGATTCATGAATTGCAGCGACAGGCTGAACAAGTCATTCAAGCACAGATATTGGACGGATGGAGAGGGAACCAAAGGCTTCATGTCGATATGATGGGAATCGCAAACAAAATACATCAAAGACATCCCAAAGAATGGAAAGTTCTAAAAGACAATTGGTCTAGCGAATTGGCACAGATGGATATTAACATAAACGTAAACGTTACTTTGAAACGAGTAGGTCTGCTTCAAGATTCTTTCAGCAAGTTGCTTGGCGAAGAGAAAGACTAA
- a CDS encoding CGNR zinc finger domain-containing protein encodes MDRLWTDFVNSDYHDWRGGDRSEDRLGKASWQQDFLARWQLHASVPASPEDELSMRNFRNELMALGARLSSGGSLTDIEKQWLNGVMEAGHVRRILTTIDQELKLQLVAVEAHWHQVMAEVAADFATTLVEGEGHRIRICDNSDCRWMFYDDTRSRTQKYCDDKMCGNLMKVRRFRAKRKSQN; translated from the coding sequence ATGGACAGGTTATGGACCGATTTTGTAAACAGCGATTATCACGACTGGCGTGGGGGAGATCGATCGGAGGACAGGCTTGGGAAGGCGAGCTGGCAGCAAGACTTTCTGGCTCGATGGCAACTTCACGCTTCTGTCCCTGCATCTCCAGAAGATGAGTTGTCCATGAGAAACTTCAGGAACGAATTGATGGCTCTTGGAGCCCGCTTGTCTTCAGGAGGATCATTAACGGATATAGAAAAACAATGGTTGAATGGCGTTATGGAAGCAGGGCATGTGAGAAGAATATTGACTACAATTGATCAGGAACTGAAACTCCAACTGGTAGCTGTAGAAGCACATTGGCATCAGGTTATGGCTGAGGTAGCTGCTGACTTTGCCACGACTTTGGTGGAGGGAGAAGGGCATAGGATTCGGATCTGTGATAATTCAGATTGTCGCTGGATGTTCTATGATGATACCCGAAGCAGAACACAGAAGTACTGTGATGATAAGATGTGTGGAAATCTGATGAAGGTCAGAAGATTTCGGGCGAAACGCAAATCCCAAAATTGA
- a CDS encoding spore coat protein, producing MTTTKTKEMLVKAVAPMDDMAIATDMLLSAKSAVRTYAIALTETATPRVRKVLKAQLDTAIETHQKIADYMIKNEMYHPYSIEEQVEHDMEKSDMALKLLDDN from the coding sequence ATGACTACAACCAAGACGAAAGAAATGCTCGTTAAAGCCGTTGCTCCCATGGATGATATGGCCATTGCTACCGATATGCTCCTCTCTGCTAAGTCGGCGGTACGTACCTATGCGATAGCCCTTACCGAAACTGCAACCCCTCGCGTTCGGAAAGTCCTTAAGGCTCAATTGGATACTGCAATCGAAACCCACCAAAAGATCGCAGACTATATGATCAAGAATGAGATGTATCATCCCTATAGTATAGAAGAGCAAGTTGAACACGATATGGAAAAATCAGACATGGCGTTAAAATTGTTGGATGACAACTAA
- a CDS encoding spore germination protein — translation MNISLEDKLNHIIKAFEYSPDFVVREFPMLEEKGTALAVCYMEGLTDSTLLVELMDNIIQWMNTNPLPGDQPRDVLVKRVLPSGNIRNIDSPHLIYEALLTGHVVILVDGIKNVQAVPIAGGARRSVEEPTSQTVVRGPKEGFTEEITTNIALVRRKIRTPDLKFKMHTIGEYTQTVVALVYIQGIAKPQVIEEVTRRLNAINTDSILESGYIEEFIQDAPLTPFPTMINTERPDTVAGSLLDGQVAIMVDGTPFALIAPVTFFNFFQTPEDYYQRYDISTFLRIIRLICFLISLLLPSTFIALTTFQQEMIPTTLLVTLAAQREGVPFPALLEALLMEITFEVIREAGVRMPRAIGPAISIVGALVIGQAAVEAGLVSGAMVIVVSFTAIANFVIPYFSMATAVRLLRFPFMVLAGTLGLYGILAGAVPLLAHLVSLKSFGVDYLMPYSPFFKSNMKDLWLRVPWWAMKTRPDEKSNTNKTRQAPHQYPAGSDNIVDRINDAENE, via the coding sequence CTGAATATATCGCTTGAAGATAAACTTAACCATATTATCAAGGCATTTGAGTATAGTCCTGATTTTGTAGTTCGGGAGTTCCCTATGTTAGAGGAGAAGGGTACTGCTTTGGCTGTATGTTATATGGAAGGGTTGACAGATTCTACGCTACTGGTTGAACTTATGGACAATATCATTCAATGGATGAATACGAATCCTCTGCCGGGAGATCAACCGAGAGATGTGTTAGTGAAAAGAGTCTTACCCTCCGGTAATATCCGAAATATAGATTCACCGCATCTTATCTATGAAGCTTTATTAACAGGCCACGTCGTTATCCTTGTTGATGGTATAAAAAATGTTCAGGCAGTGCCGATCGCCGGAGGGGCGAGAAGATCTGTGGAGGAGCCTACCTCTCAAACGGTGGTCAGAGGGCCAAAGGAAGGATTCACAGAGGAGATTACGACCAACATTGCCCTTGTTCGACGAAAAATTCGGACTCCTGATTTGAAATTCAAGATGCATACCATTGGAGAATACACCCAGACAGTGGTTGCCCTGGTTTACATCCAGGGTATTGCAAAGCCACAAGTCATTGAAGAGGTTACCAGGCGTTTAAATGCCATCAACACAGATAGTATACTCGAGAGTGGTTACATAGAAGAATTTATTCAGGATGCACCGCTTACGCCTTTTCCGACCATGATCAATACGGAGCGCCCAGATACGGTTGCCGGCAGTCTATTGGATGGTCAAGTAGCCATTATGGTAGATGGTACGCCATTTGCCTTGATTGCACCTGTTACTTTTTTTAACTTCTTTCAAACGCCTGAGGATTATTATCAGCGTTATGATATCTCTACCTTTCTGCGGATTATACGGTTAATCTGTTTCCTCATATCCTTGTTGCTGCCTTCGACATTCATTGCACTAACCACATTTCAGCAGGAGATGATACCTACAACGTTATTGGTCACCCTGGCCGCTCAACGCGAAGGAGTCCCTTTTCCGGCATTACTTGAAGCCCTGCTTATGGAAATTACGTTTGAGGTCATTCGTGAAGCCGGAGTGAGAATGCCGCGAGCCATTGGACCTGCAATCTCCATTGTTGGTGCATTGGTCATCGGGCAAGCTGCGGTAGAGGCGGGATTGGTCTCAGGTGCAATGGTCATAGTGGTTTCCTTCACAGCAATCGCAAATTTTGTTATACCCTATTTCAGTATGGCTACAGCAGTAAGGCTATTGCGATTTCCCTTTATGGTACTGGCAGGTACGCTGGGGTTATACGGCATATTGGCCGGAGCAGTGCCCTTGCTTGCACACTTGGTATCGCTGAAGTCCTTCGGCGTTGACTACCTGATGCCATACAGTCCTTTTTTTAAGTCAAATATGAAGGATCTATGGTTGAGAGTACCCTGGTGGGCTATGAAGACGAGACCCGATGAGAAGTCAAATACGAATAAGACGAGACAAGCCCCACATCAATACCCGGCGGGATCGGATAATATTGTAGATCGTATTAATGACGCTGAGAACGAATAA
- a CDS encoding amidase — protein sequence MSSFSYTSYDAVGLAELIRAREVSPVEMLEAAFARLEEVNPQLNAVIRTYESRAREEAGLVRPGEQPYAGVPLLLKDISQSLEGEFLTSGSRLFSEHRALRNSNFVTRLRDAGFIFIGHTNTPEFGLKNITEPRLHGPTRNPWNINHSPGGSSGGAAAAVASGIVPLAGASDGGGSIRIPASFSGLFGLKPTRGRTPVGPGVGRQWQGASIDFALSRSVRDSAALLDTLQVIQPEAAFHAPLFPGSYLADMSYPHQRKLKIAYTTDSPVGTPVSAEAKESVYKLVRWLEDQGHHVEEKLSPVNGVRLMENYYMMNSGEMAAMISSMERSMGRALTSDDMEIESWVLAEAGKKVSAAEFVHSLAEWDVAAAQMSTLFERYDFYVTPVNAFPAPKIGELTPHDEQIRNLMQISELDKTQQQQLIYEMFEPSLTYTPFTQLANLTGQPAISVPLHMTPEGLPMGVQVMATKGREDWLLHLAGQLEQSNLWIGMNGNPLFPS from the coding sequence ATGTCTTCATTCTCATATACCTCCTACGACGCCGTAGGTTTGGCTGAACTGATCCGAGCCCGGGAAGTATCCCCGGTTGAAATGCTGGAAGCGGCGTTTGCACGCCTTGAAGAAGTGAATCCGCAACTTAATGCGGTTATTCGTACATATGAATCTCGTGCACGGGAGGAAGCCGGTTTGGTTCGACCTGGAGAACAACCTTATGCCGGTGTTCCCCTGCTCCTGAAAGATATCTCGCAATCCTTGGAAGGTGAATTTCTGACTTCAGGCTCCCGTTTGTTCAGCGAGCATCGTGCATTACGCAATTCCAATTTTGTCACTCGACTCCGTGATGCAGGCTTTATCTTCATAGGACATACCAATACACCTGAATTTGGTTTGAAAAATATTACCGAGCCCCGTCTTCATGGTCCAACTCGCAATCCATGGAATATCAATCACTCCCCGGGTGGCTCAAGTGGTGGTGCCGCTGCTGCTGTAGCTTCGGGTATTGTTCCTCTTGCTGGAGCCAGTGACGGAGGAGGTTCGATTCGTATCCCGGCTTCCTTTAGCGGATTGTTTGGATTAAAGCCAACCCGCGGGCGCACACCTGTAGGACCGGGAGTTGGTCGTCAATGGCAAGGTGCATCAATTGATTTTGCCCTCTCTCGCTCGGTTCGGGACAGTGCTGCATTGCTTGATACGTTACAAGTCATTCAGCCCGAAGCTGCGTTCCATGCACCACTCTTTCCAGGCAGTTACTTGGCAGATATGAGCTATCCACATCAACGCAAACTGAAAATTGCATACACAACGGATTCGCCCGTGGGTACACCTGTCAGCGCAGAAGCTAAAGAGTCTGTATACAAGCTCGTTCGCTGGTTGGAAGATCAAGGTCATCATGTTGAAGAAAAACTGAGTCCAGTCAATGGAGTCAGGCTGATGGAGAACTATTACATGATGAACAGTGGTGAGATGGCCGCGATGATCTCTTCCATGGAACGATCCATGGGCCGGGCTCTGACCTCCGATGATATGGAGATTGAATCCTGGGTTCTGGCTGAAGCTGGCAAAAAGGTGTCCGCTGCGGAATTTGTACATAGCTTAGCAGAATGGGATGTAGCTGCAGCTCAGATGTCTACCTTGTTTGAGCGTTATGACTTCTACGTCACACCTGTTAATGCTTTTCCTGCGCCTAAGATTGGTGAACTAACACCTCATGACGAACAGATTCGTAATCTGATGCAAATCAGTGAATTGGACAAGACCCAGCAGCAGCAACTCATCTATGAAATGTTTGAGCCGAGTCTCACCTATACTCCGTTCACCCAGCTTGCGAATCTGACAGGCCAACCTGCGATTAGTGTGCCTCTTCATATGACACCAGAAGGTTTGCCAATGGGTGTTCAGGTGATGGCAACCAAAGGACGTGAAGATTGGTTATTACATCTGGCTGGACAGCTTGAACAATCAAATCTATGGATCGGCATGAATGGGAACCCGCTTTTTCCATCATGA
- a CDS encoding DUF3231 family protein produces MGILSGNPKNEPMHYGEIFSVWQCSTVAKGAVSCYQAYLNHAGDKDLKKILDDLLDQAKLEIKECDALLTENGIAPAPMLPERPTVKLEDIPAGARFTDPEIAAKVTADTAMGLVAASQTIGQSIREDIGALFAKYHATKTALGVRILQMNKEKGWLIPPPLQVKRPDSE; encoded by the coding sequence ATGGGTATTTTAAGTGGTAACCCCAAAAATGAACCAATGCACTATGGAGAAATCTTCAGTGTATGGCAATGTTCCACGGTAGCTAAGGGGGCTGTATCCTGTTATCAGGCTTACCTTAACCATGCTGGAGACAAAGACTTGAAGAAGATCCTGGACGATCTGCTCGACCAAGCCAAACTCGAAATCAAAGAATGTGATGCCTTATTAACCGAGAATGGGATTGCCCCTGCTCCAATGCTCCCCGAAAGACCAACTGTAAAATTGGAAGACATTCCTGCTGGTGCAAGGTTCACAGATCCCGAAATTGCTGCAAAAGTAACAGCCGATACAGCTATGGGTCTGGTTGCTGCCAGCCAAACGATCGGGCAATCGATCAGAGAAGATATTGGCGCGTTATTTGCTAAATATCATGCGACCAAAACAGCTCTAGGCGTTCGAATTCTACAAATGAACAAAGAAAAAGGCTGGCTCATCCCTCCACCGCTTCAAGTCAAAAGACCGGATTCAGAATAG
- a CDS encoding spore coat protein, protein MATKELALHEKLEVHELLTLKTSCATKAVTMLELVKDDTLKSLIEDDLDNSSKAIEQLKSLLK, encoded by the coding sequence ATGGCAACTAAGGAACTTGCATTACATGAGAAACTCGAAGTACATGAACTGCTAACTCTCAAAACTTCGTGTGCCACCAAAGCCGTAACGATGCTGGAACTCGTAAAAGACGACACACTAAAATCCTTAATCGAAGATGATTTGGACAACTCTTCCAAAGCTATTGAACAATTAAAATCCCTATTAAAATAA
- a CDS encoding GerAB/ArcD/ProY family transporter: MKLARELRVSELAVCLSLFEVGSTTLFLIGGDAKQDAWLAMLVGAAGGLVLLLLHLAIHHQEPELDLFLLCRRYMGKVLGTIVSLSFVAYFAYEASRNLRDISEVTELTLLNRTSMWIISMITIIVVSNTVRYGYRVLFLMCMILFPLMALGYALISFLIPTTGLFHSDLALPVMENGWKPIFQAAFPEIISFPFGQVVLFLVFYPYARKGRNLNRAVIIAYSLTALALTFINQLIIFVLGPQIAAYSTLPLLETVQLIDLTEVFERMDALFTLLLFLGLGIKMAAFFHGAVIGLERVTGMNYRKWVFPVGLVLYGLSFLSPTFTEHIEIGRGYTLNYTSPVFQIFLPVLLLVVILLRKKGIQKSEKN; the protein is encoded by the coding sequence ATGAAATTGGCTAGGGAGCTTCGCGTATCCGAATTGGCTGTTTGTCTTTCCTTGTTTGAAGTTGGAAGTACAACCTTGTTTCTTATAGGCGGAGACGCCAAACAGGATGCATGGTTAGCCATGCTTGTTGGGGCTGCTGGTGGCTTGGTGTTACTACTCCTTCATCTGGCTATTCATCATCAGGAACCTGAACTGGATTTGTTTCTATTGTGTCGCCGCTACATGGGAAAAGTACTAGGGACAATCGTAAGCCTTTCATTTGTAGCTTATTTCGCCTATGAGGCTTCACGAAATTTACGTGACATCAGTGAAGTCACTGAATTGACCTTACTGAACAGAACATCCATGTGGATTATCAGCATGATCACCATTATCGTTGTATCCAACACCGTACGATATGGATATCGTGTACTGTTTCTCATGTGTATGATTCTGTTTCCGCTCATGGCGCTGGGTTATGCGTTAATCAGTTTCTTAATTCCAACAACAGGTCTTTTTCACTCCGATCTGGCCCTGCCTGTGATGGAGAATGGGTGGAAGCCGATTTTTCAAGCTGCTTTTCCAGAGATCATATCTTTTCCATTCGGGCAGGTTGTCTTATTTCTGGTATTTTATCCATATGCCCGGAAAGGAAGGAATCTTAATAGAGCGGTGATCATCGCCTATAGTCTAACGGCTCTCGCTTTAACATTTATCAATCAACTTATCATTTTTGTCTTGGGTCCTCAGATTGCTGCCTATAGCACACTCCCGCTTTTGGAGACAGTACAGTTAATCGATTTGACTGAAGTGTTTGAACGGATGGATGCCTTGTTCACTTTACTTCTGTTCCTCGGATTGGGTATTAAAATGGCTGCATTTTTCCATGGAGCCGTAATTGGACTCGAAAGAGTAACTGGGATGAACTATAGGAAATGGGTGTTTCCAGTAGGGCTTGTTCTATATGGGTTGTCTTTTTTATCACCGACATTTACAGAACACATTGAGATCGGGCGAGGATACACATTGAATTATACTTCTCCTGTATTTCAGATCTTTTTACCCGTACTACTATTGGTTGTCATTCTCCTGAGAAAGAAAGGTATACAGAAAAGCGAAAAAAACTAG